A window of the Tenebrio molitor chromosome 1, icTenMoli1.1, whole genome shotgun sequence genome harbors these coding sequences:
- the LOC138127155 gene encoding uncharacterized protein isoform X2 — MSTDICRWLFLLFCLTTWTHFTSSKEIRVVCYYTNWSVYRPGTAKFSPQNINPYLCTHLIYAFGGFTKENTLKPFDKYQDIEKGGYAKFTGLKTYNKNLKTMLAIGGWNEGSSRFSPMVANPDRRKELIKNAIKFLRQNHFDGLDLDWEYPSFRDGGKSRDRDNYAQLVQELREEFDRESEKTGRSRLLLTMAVPAGIEYINKGYDVPKLNRYLDWMNILSYDYHSAFEPAVNHHAPLYSLEEPSEYNYDTELNIDYTIQHYLKNGADPNKLVLGIPTYGRSYTLYNPDANELGAPADGPGDMGDATRENGYLAYYEICEYVKSQDWELVQPDPDAMGPYAYKDNQWVGFDDDAIARKKAAYVAENGLGGIMFWSIDNDDFRGTCHGKPYPIIEAAKEALISAYGLTDENLVSPPAKSTKSKTRTRPQISSKSSETKEEGSEKKRISTSGGSRRRNRNKTKSEEASSSNRAKIRRKESRRTTEGPVYSSLELVTPSYTTPAPPSTPDMGGGFKCEDEGFYPHPKDCKKYYWCLNGAGELGIIAHQFTCPAGLYFNKAADSCDYSRNVLCNKKLSKSTTTTTTTTEATTSKTTPTKRAPPKITAATSRTTLFRTSTTTEAYEDEYEYEDEDDFEDGRNSEEDPRVIKELLDLIKKAGGIEQLEKQLKIHEDGSASVSNSAVTTPSSISKSLVERVLGKAAKSNIGRKNSYSFLNRNSRGPQNEGLKTTENRESQGRGRPQYTTITRQRAQKTETEDEEDSDNDENPQKHNKRQPEYVNIRRGRVSTTEEPEEDSKSQLNRNKVLGEDDDTEIDDEDEEPKKKNGIPQYVNIRRQRPSTTEETSTSKYTVIRRGTTEANEEVEDEDSEGKKTGSTTSSTAGVTLQNKRRSTTTPSTDTETSSAGKPDLKSKYKILRRGSTTESSVAESDSSKRRGTTSASVQDVSENGKTRGTTVSSSAGGENELKSRYKGIKRGSTTEASTNESEGTSTDSSTIKYSNVVRPTSTTHGTNNEDTTNSETEDPVTIVEQLVITSPESLTIKTTASLSTTKLLSEQSKNGSELSQSTESNGEGVYQTQTPLLLEPRPFSLSTNDPTSSLKPVTESSTRVTKVSESNYKLRVRQKVPNTQTDIISTTTLTTEKPTPFRTRAPSRYKQTTSSTVDHQTSRPTIKPFIRAKKRFSTTTEPYSDNYEEYDLNRSYRPSEIADLSSLTAVDFTSLKQLNRFNSPSRPRRPRPSTTTTTTQKPEESLKTGSRTLPLARKLLEGTSFGKSRRVIPTKKEPVVEDQINSSSETTHRVRGFTRVPFSLSSVPPTTEETTRHTPRTRKIIRRLRPTVGTKLRSETENNHEPISFKKRLIRPSSTTATDTENLIENASSNSLFNRRFSRPTTTIAEEVNKLSSTTESVEKTTIHLPKEDDEQNETSEDVSGEEGENIKLSESNIRENSNVNNNNVVNADDGKKVRRKVLKRIKSKVDEEKASTEPNVIIRTRKIIRKLKPTESTTTTTSTAEPAHITTQNRKRKIIRRLRPTTATSETKDSVTTLSSSSTLSTTEKTLFIRGRPFTTNTETTVDKAKEEQESEIQDEEIVSEKAEPVKFKPTTFKSKYKTLSRTTTPQTDKEEESEEQGEKSTKDHLVSVLDKIKHKTFSKTTTKSPDSETHTQRTIDRSRYSTINRGTTSATFGDEFSVRPTLATSKEDAEEEVDDQSSPRTIDRTRYSTINRATTSATLKYESTNEDVDKQEYKEKITSKQEVPKYRVFVPTTFHDDYEDEEIDEDNLTTKSPKYRIFRPTLTADDTNKDEEESIRPTKYRILRPTLTTTDGEEKNTQEVNKEEDGIITSNLNIPNENKNEEINETIIQTTENVILEENNTTEIIHEQRNDDKEENQEQQDTKDKQDDKKYEEGNTDKPEITTEDNSDESTTEIITTTVRNYINPILTRQKNRPAFVRPRLTTQNPLKATPATKPRYRSFSRSSTPAPSKTYVKGNKNEDEQSQETGRKFVPKHLSRTRYLSTGRENKTEATDNTEITSPVTTESNIDSNSTLNITTTEFYNTSLSTTASEIGNTTETIELTTLIFDNVEEIYNGTTVPDNDAQQLNSTVTESTVATIQTTDESSTDVVDITSTENVMVSYEANITSTENVMVSYEANITDKEFEDVTKSTTVNNTNDESEVAETTTSIAENDTDKNLDEDLINDTTINYSETSTQSSENTTTETTPVYHPKSTLRPLQSRPKYSVPKRITSPEGSTVAPKSPRRFNQRNRSQSTTRLLTPNLRSTTPLSVPKNRFIYKYSTTERNRFVTKEQDTQLESDDYEEETPEEDDHVEEEIEEQHVFTPRTPSSYSPKPQTTAKPKPRISNRPGGYSFKKSTETPKVTEDLSDINTEAVKNRNKNLFSKKRKMNTPFAGHSSNESSTSSDKSTPTATTESTTEALLLTTTPVILESVTKPSTQVVETTEYLTTLHHVFAETEVVNENGSPTTESIVEKGLSTVETTTTISVQNSNVNSTNSKVEKLIEVNRIVEVREMNNTNFQKENKVIDKVGVINRVTVVKVVDGNPNIEENEITESTSESITAATSAKPQTNSDLSAEIATVKEIPNSEITGGLYGLLNPFDLSERQDRKYEIYGDSKVIDYSNKDAKTNDKERAEIIDGRSNINIITPRPHYSTEASTISLEALFQTDTPQKLNNIQVDVLKPSHDDELLETGNSRYINVRILGQDEKTDKEIIKDESQIVPVRVLKEDDYITMKAEVVEVTPKTNKDTIKIVPIKVEMSRKLIGPADFNMKVEKGIPKVNFQILKSENK; from the exons GTGGTTACGCAAAATTCACTGGACTGAAGACctacaacaaaaatttgaagaCCATGTTGGCCATTGGGGGATGGAATGAGGGCTCTTCCAGATTCTCGCCCATGGTCGCCAACCCCGACAGAAGAAAAGAACTGATCAAAAATGCCATTAAGTTTCTGAGACAAAACCACTTCGACGGGTTGGATTTGGACTGGGAATATCCAAGTTTTCGGGATGGGGGAAAATCCAGAGATAGAGACAATTACGCTCAACTCGTGCAG GAACTACGCGAAGAATTCGACAGAGAATCTGAAAAAACAGGAAGGTCTAGGCTTCTCTTAACTATGGCAGTTCCTGCAGGAATCGAGTACATCAACAAAGGCTATGACGTACCTAAACTTAACAG ATATCTCGATTGGATGAACATCCTCAGTTACGATTACCATTCTGCTTTTGAACCCGCCGTGAACCATCACGCACCATTGTATTCTCTGGAAGAACCGTCAGAATACAATTATGACACGGAACTGAATATT GATTACACTATCCAACACTACTTGAAAAACGGTGCCGATCCTAACAAACTAGTCTTGGGAATCCCCACATACGGTCGATCCTACACTTTGTACAACCCAGATGCAAATGAGCTTGGGGCACCAGCAGATGGACCGGGAGATATGGGAGATGCCACGCGAGAAAACGGATATTTGGCTTACTACGAG ATTTGCGAATACGTCAAGAGTCAAGATTGGGAGTTAGTACAACCTGACCCAGATGCGATGGGACCCTACGCGTACAAAGATAACCAATGGGTTGGCTTCGACGACGACGCCATCGCCAGAAAGAAAGCCGCTTACGTTGCAGAAAACGGTCTTGGGGGTATTATGTTTTGGTCGATCGACAATGACGATTTCAGAGGTACTTGTCATGGCAAACCTTACCCCATCATCGAGGCTGCCAAGGAGGCTCTCATTTCCGCTTACGG CTTAACGGACGAGAATTTGGTGTCACCACCGGCTAAATCAACAAAGTCGAAGACGAGAACTAGACCACAGATTTCGTCAAAATCCAGCGAGACTAAAGAAGAAGGTAGCGAAAAGAAAAGGATTTCTACTTCTGGAGGGTCCAGAAGAcgaaacagaaacaaaacgAAATCGGAAGAGGCTTCTTCGAGTAATCGGGCAAAAATTCGTAGAAAGGAATCGAGGAGAACTACTGAAGGGCCTGTTTACAGCAGTTTAGAATTGGTTACGCCTAGTTACACAACGCCTGCCCCACCCTCCACACCAGATATGGGCGGAG GATTCAAGTGTGAAGATGAAGGTTTCTACCCACACCCTaaagattgtaaaaaatattattggtGTTTGAACGGAGCCGGCGAGCTTGGAATCATAGCTCATCAATTTACTTGTCCGGCAG gtttatattttaataaagctGCTGATTCTTGCGATTACTCTAGAAACGTATTGTGTAATAAGAAATTGTCTAAATCCACAACGACAACGACGACTACGACAGAGGCCACTACTTCAAAAACAACTCCGACTAAAAGAGCTCCGCCGAAAATTACTGCAGCGACTAGCCGAACAACGCTCTTCAGGACATCTACAACGACTGAAGCTTATGAA GATGAATATGAATATGAAGACGAAGACGATTTTGAAGATGGTAGAAATTCCGAAGAAGATCCTAGAGTTATTAAAGAACTCTTGGACCTCATTAAAAAAGCTGGAGGAATTGAACAGCTtgaaaaacaactaaaaattCACGAAGATGGAAGTGCGTCAGTTTCCAATTCAGCTGTAACCACTCCCTCTTCAATAAGCAAATCCCTTGTGGAGAGAGTGCTGGGTAAAGCAGCAAAAAGTAAcattggaagaaaaaattc ATACAGTTTCTTAAATAGAAACAGCAGGGGTCCGCAAAATGAGGGATTGAAAACAACGGAAAATCGAGAAAGTCAAGGTAGAGGGCGACCTCAGTACACAACGATAACAAGACAAAG AGCACAAAAGACTGAAACAGAAGATGAAGAGGACAGTGACAACGACGAAAATCCccaaaaacataataaaagaCAACCAGAATACGTTAACATTAGAAGAGGAAGGGTCAGTACGACAGAAGAACCTGAAGAAGATTCAAA GAGCCAATTGAACAGAAACAAAGTTTTGGGAGAAGACGATGACACTGAAATAGATGACGAAGATGAAGaaccaaaaaagaaaaacggtATTCCTCAATATGTCAACATACGAAGACAAAGACCCTCGACTACGGAAGAAACTTCGACGTCAAA GTACACTGTCATAAGGAGAGGAACAACCGAGGCTAATGAGGAAGTTGAAGACGAAGATTCTGAAGGTAAAAAGACAGGATCAACTACTTCTAGTACTGCAGGGGTAACACTTCAAAATAAGAGAAGAAGTACAACAACTCCATCAACTGATACTGAAACTTCGTCTGCTGGAAAGCCTGACTTAAAATCTAA GTATAAAATTCTCCGTCGAGGATCAACCACAGAATCATCTGTAGCAGAATCCGATTC ATCAAAGAGAAGAGGAACTACTTCCGCGAGTGTTCAGGATGTTTCCGAAAATGGTAAAACGAGAGGTACAACTGTTTCATCCTCCGCAGGTGGAGAGAATGAATTGAAATCAag ATATAAAGGCATTAAACGTGGATCGACTACGGAAGCATCTACAAATGAGTCTGAAGGAACTTCAACGGATAGCTCTACAATAAa aTACTCTAATGTTGTACGTCCAACTTCTACAACACATGGAACAAACAATGAAGATACTACAAACTCCGAAACTGAAGACCCCGTTACGATTGTTGAACAATTAGTAATAACATCTCCAGAGAGTTTAACTATAAAAACTACTGCTAGTCTTAGTACTACCAAATTGTTATCAGAACAATCAAAGAATGGTTCTGAATTATCTCAGTCTACTGAGAGTAACGGTGAGGGCGTTTATCAAACGCAAACACCTCTACTTTTAGAACCTCGTCCGTTTTCATTAAGTACTAATGATCCAACATCGAGCCTTAAACCGGTAACTGAATCATCTACACGAGTGACAAAGGTGAGTGAATCAAATTATAAGCTACGAGTAAGACAGAAAGTGCCGAATACGCAAACCGACATAATTAGCACCACTACCCTCACGACGGAAAAACCGACACCGTTTCGAACTAGAGCACCCTCTAGATATAAGCAAACTACTTCGAGTACTGTAGACCATCAAACTTCTAGACCAACCATCAAACCCTTCATTCGTGCTAAAAAACGATTTTCGACAACCACCGAACCGTATTCTGACAATTATGAAGAATACGATCTAAACAGGAGTTACAGACCTTCTGAAATTGCTGATTTGTCGTCATTAACCGCTGTAGACTTCACATCACTGAAACAACTGAACAGATTTAACAGCCCGTCAAGACCAAGACGACCTAGACCGTCGACTACAACCACTACAACACAAAAACCAGAAGAGTCTCTAAAAACTGGTTCAAGAACTTTGCCTCTGGCAAGAAAATTATTAGAGGGAACTTCCTTTGGTAAAAGCAGACGAGTGATTCCCACCAAAAAAGAACCAGTAGTGGAGGACCAAATTAATTCGAGTTCAGAAACGACACACAGAGTTCGGGGATTCACCAGAGTACCGTTTAGTTTGTCGTCTGTACCACCGACCACTGAAGAAACTACGCGCCACACTCCTCGCACAAGAAAAATAATCAGACGGCTTAGACCGACAGTTGGCACAAAATTAAGATCCGAAACCGAAAACAATCATGAACCGATTTCTTTCAAAAAGCGCTTGATCCGACCGAGCTCGACAACAGCGACTGATACAGAAAATCTCATCGAAAACGCGTCTTCAAATTCATTGTTTAATAGGCGCTTTTCGAGACCGACTACGACGATAGCTGAGgaagtaaataaattatcgTCGACAACGGAATCAGTGGAAAAAACAACGATTCATCTGCCAAAAGAAGACGACGAACAAAATGAGACTTCTGAAGATGTTAGTGGCGAAGAAGGTGAAAACATAAAGCTATCAGAATCTAATATACGAGAAAACAGCAATGTTAACAACAATAACGTTGTTAATGCAGATGACGGTAAAAAAGTAAGAAGAAAAGTCCTGAAAAGAATCAAGTCCAAAGTTGATGAAGAAAAAGCCTCTACGGAACCCAATGTTATTATTAGAACAAGGAAAATTATAAGAAAATTGAAACCAACCGAATCTACAACTACGACAACTTCTACTGCAGAACCAGCCCATATCACCACGCAGAATCGCAAAAGGAAAATTATTCGTCGCTTGAGACCAACTACTGCCACTTCTGAGACAAAGGACAGTGTAACTACACTTTCTTCATCATCCACGCTGAGCACAACtgaaaaaacattatttattcgAGGCAGACCATTTACAACGAATACAGAGACAACCGTAGACAAAGCAAAGGAGGAGCAAGAATCTGAAATTCAAGATGAAGAAATTGTCTCTGAGAAAGCAGAACCTGTTAAATTTAAACCCACTACATTCAAATCGAAATATAAGACATTATCTCGAACCACGACCCCACAAACAGATAAGGAAGAAGAATCAGAAGAACAAGGTGAAAAAAGTACCAAAGATCATCTTGTATCTGTTCTCGATAAAATAAAGCATAAAACATTTAGCAAAACAACTACCAAGTCACCCGATAGCGAAACTCATACACAGCGGACAATTGATAGATCGAGATATAGTACTATTAACCGGGGTACTACTTCAGCCACATTTGGAGACGAATTCAGTGTAAGACCAACATTAGCAACAAGTAAAGAAGATGCAGAAGAAGAAGTAGACGACCAAAGTTCACCGCGTACAATCGACAGAACGAGATACAGTACGATAAATCGAGCTACTACTTCAGCTACATTAAAATACGAATCAACGAATGAAGATGTTGATAAACAAgaatacaaagaaaaaataacgAGTAAACAAGAAGTACCTAAATACAGAGTGTTCGTTCCGACCACTTTCCATGATGACTATGAAGACGAAGAAATAGATGAAGATAATTTAACAACTAAGTCTCCAAAGTATAGAATATTCCGACCCACTTTAACAGCTGATGATACAAATAAAGATGAAGAAGAATCAATAAGGCCTACAAAATACCGAATTTTAAGACCTACATTGACAACCACTGATGgcgaagaaaaaaatacacaagAAGTGAACAAAGAAGAAGATGGAATTATAACATCTAATTTAAACATtccaaatgaaaataaaaatgaagaaataaatgaaacaataaTACAGACAACTGAAAATGTTATTCTCGAAGAAAATAACACTACCGAAATCATTCATGAGCAAAGAAATGATGATAAAGAGGAGAATCAAGAACAACAAGATACTAAAGATAAACAAgatgataaaaaatatgaagaagGTAACACAGATAAACCAGAAATTACTACTGAAGACAATAGTGACGAAAGTACAACGGAAATAATAACAACAACTGTAAGAAATTATATAAATCCTATACTCAccagacaaaaaaatagaCCTGCATTTGTACGACCGCGATTAACAACTCAAAATCCACTAAAGGCGACTCCTGCAACCAAACCCAGATATAGATCTTTCTCTAGATCTTCAACACCTGCTCCTAGTAAAACATACGTGAAAGGAAATAAAAACGAAGATGAGCAAAGTCAAGAAACAGGAAGAAAATTTGTTCCAAAACATTTGAGTAGAACAAGATACCTTTCAACTGgaagagaaaataaaacagaaGCAACAGATAACACTGAAATTACGTCACCAGTAACTACAGAATCAAATATCGATAGCAACAGTACTTTAAATATCACAACTACtgaattttataatacatCTCTAAGTACAACCGCTTCTGAAATTGGTAACACAACGGAAACAATTGAATTGACCACTTTAATTTTCGATAATGTGGAAGAGATCTACAACGGTACTACTGTTCCTGATAACGACGCACAACAATTAAATTCGACTGTCACAGAATCAACTGTAGCAACAATACAAACAACAGATGAGAGTAGTACTGATGTAGTTGATATTACGTCtactgaaaatgtaatggtGTCTTATGAA GCAAATATTACGTCTACTGAAAACGTAATGGTGTCTTATGAAGCAAATATTACTGACAAGGAATTCGAAGATGTAACGAAGAGTACTACTGTTAACAATACTAATGACGAATCAGAAGTAGCAGAAACAACGACTTCAATAGCTGAAAACGATACAGACAAAAATTTGGATGAAGACTTAATAAACGACACTACCATAAATTATAGTGAAACTAGTACACAAAGTTCTGAGAataccacaacggaaactaCACCAGTTTATCATCCTAAAAGTACGTTACGACCCCTACAAAGCCGACCGAAATACAGTGTCCCTAAAAGAATAACGTCACCTGAAGGTAGTACAGTTGCTCCAAAATCACCACGGAGATTTAACCAACGAAATAGAAGTCAGAGTACAACCAGATTGCTTACACCGAATTTAAGATCTACAACCCCACTGTCGGTACCGAAAAAccgatttatttataaatattctaCAACAGAAAGAAACCGGTTTGTAACCAAGGAACAAGATACTCAACTAGAATCGGATGATTACGAAGAGGAAACTCCTGAAGAGGACGATCATGttgaagaagaaatagaaGAGCAGCACGTTTTTACACCCAGGACGCCAAGCAGTTATTCACCCAAACCTCAAACAACTGCGAAACCCAAACCCAGAATTAGTAACAGACCTGGAGGttacagttttaaaaaatcgacGGAGACTCCAAAAGTTACTGAAGATTTAAGCGACATCAACACCGAAGCcgtgaaaaacagaaataagaACTTATTCTCTAAAAAGCGTAAAATGAACACACCGTTCGCAGGACATTCGTCGAATGAATCTAGCACAAGTTCTGATAAATCGACTCCTACAGCGACTACTGAAAGTACAACGGAAGCTTTGTTGTTGACAACAACGCCTGTAATCTTGGAATCGGTTACTAAACCATCGACGCAAGTTGTTGAAACAACTGAGTATCTGACTACGTTGCATCACGTTTTTGCAGAAACTGAGGTAGTCAACGAAAACGGATCACCGACGACAGAATCAATCGTTGAAAAGGGACTTTCAACTGTTGAAACCACCACAACTATTTCGGTGCAAAACAGCAACGTGAATTCGACAAATTCTAAAGTCGAGAAATTAATTGAAGTCAACAGGATTGTGGAAGTTCGCGAGATGAACAAcacaaatttccaaaaagaaaataaagtgaTCGACAAAGTTGGAGTTATTAACCGAGTTACAGTTGTGAAAGTGGTCGATGGTAATCCCAATatcgaagaaaatgaaattactgaatCAACTTCCGAGAGTATCACTGCTGCGACTAGTGCAAAGCCTCAAACAAATTCTGATTTGAGTGCGGAAATTGCGACAGTGAAAGAAATTCCTAACAGCGAAATTACGGGAGGTCTTTACGGGCTTCTGAATCCTTTTGATTTGTCTGAAAGGCAAGACCGTAAATACGAAATTTACGGCGACAGTAAGGTTATTGACTACAGCAACAAAGACGCGAAAACGAACGATAAGGAAAGGGCAGAAATTATTGATGGAAGATCAAACATCAACATAATCACACCCCGACCTCATTACAGCACGGAGGCTTCAACAATATCTTTAGAGGCTCTGTTTCAAACGGACACACCTCAAAAATTGAACAATATCCAGGTAGACGTCTTGAAACCTTCACATGACGATGAACTACTAGAAACCGGTAACTCGCGTTACATCAACGTCAGGATTCTAGGACAAGATGAAAAGACAGACAAAGAAATCATAAAAGATGAGAGTCAAATTGTTCCAGTTCGAGTGTTAAAAGAAGACGATTACATTACCATGAAAGCGGAAGTAGTCGAAGTCACTCCAAAGACTAACAAAGATACTATAAAAATAGTGCCAATCAAAGTAGAAATGTCAAGAAAATTAATCGGCCCCGCCGATTTTAACATGAAAGTTGAAAAGGGCATACCTAAAGTCAATTTCCAAATActtaaatcagaaaataagtaA